From Sporosarcina sp. Te-1, the proteins below share one genomic window:
- a CDS encoding succinate dehydrogenase cytochrome b558 subunit, which translates to MSRESDFYLRRLHSLLGIIPVGLFVTQHLVVNHFATRGEEAFNNASNFMGNLPFVLFLEWFIIYIPLMFHAFYGVYIAFTAKNNVQRYGTFRNWMFLLQRVTGVFLVIFIAWHLYETRIQKALGTEVNFDMMANILDNPFMLVFYILGVLSATFHLANGLWSFCVTWGIAQSPRSQTIVSYITIIAFLALSVIGVQAIFAFV; encoded by the coding sequence TTGTCGAGAGAATCAGATTTTTACTTGCGCCGACTGCATTCATTGCTCGGAATCATTCCGGTTGGGTTATTTGTTACCCAGCACTTGGTAGTCAACCACTTTGCAACTCGCGGTGAAGAAGCATTCAACAACGCGTCCAATTTTATGGGGAACTTGCCTTTCGTTCTTTTCTTGGAATGGTTCATCATCTATATTCCATTAATGTTCCACGCGTTCTACGGTGTCTACATAGCTTTCACTGCGAAAAACAATGTACAGCGCTATGGGACGTTCCGAAACTGGATGTTCCTTCTTCAACGTGTGACGGGTGTATTCCTCGTCATTTTTATTGCTTGGCATTTATACGAAACAAGAATTCAAAAGGCTCTTGGAACAGAAGTGAACTTCGATATGATGGCTAACATCCTAGATAATCCGTTCATGCTTGTGTTCTATATCCTTGGTGTTTTGTCTGCGACATTCCACTTGGCTAATGGCCTTTGGTCATTCTGTGTCACTTGGGGGATTGCACAATCTCCGCGTTCGCAAACGATTGTCTCGTATATCACAATCATCGCATTTTTAGCTCTTTCCGTAATCGGCGTGCAGGCAATCTTCGCATTCGTTTGA
- the sdhA gene encoding succinate dehydrogenase flavoprotein subunit, translating to MAKGRLIVVGGGLAGLMATIKAAEDGVSVDLFSLVPVKRSHSVCAQGGINGAVNTKGEGDSPAIHFDDTVYGGDFLANQPPVQAMTEAAPGIIRLMDRMGVTFNRTPEGLLDFRRFGGTLHHRTAFAGATTGQQLLYALDEQVRRFEVAGLVQKYEHWEFLGIIMDDEGVCRGIKAQNMKTMEIKAFKGDAVIMATGGPGIIFGKSTNSVINTGSAASIVYQQGAKYANGEFIQIHPTAIPGDDKLRLMSESARGEGGRIWTYKDGKPWYFLEEKYPDYGNLVPRDIATREIFDVCVNQKLGVNGENMVYLDLSHKDPHELDIKLGGIIEIYEKFTGEDPRKVPMKIFPAVHYSMGGLWVDYEQHTSIPGLFAAGECDYSQHGANRLGANSLLSAIYGGMVAGPEAVKYMRGVKRTAEELPASIFETAIKDEQQQWDATLKMEGTENAYVLHRELGEVMTDNVTVVRYNKNLQETDYKLQELLERYENINITDTQKWSNQGATFTRQLKNMLYLARVITLGALNRNESRGAHYKPEFPNRDDDNFLKTTIAEFDGKSAPILSYEDVDVSLIPPRKRDYSAKKGD from the coding sequence ATGGCTAAAGGCAGATTGATTGTCGTCGGAGGCGGTCTTGCGGGCTTGATGGCTACCATCAAAGCGGCAGAAGATGGAGTCTCAGTCGACTTATTCTCGCTCGTTCCGGTTAAACGCTCCCACTCCGTTTGTGCACAAGGCGGCATTAACGGAGCAGTGAATACGAAAGGGGAAGGCGATTCTCCAGCCATCCACTTTGACGACACTGTTTATGGAGGAGACTTCTTGGCTAACCAGCCGCCAGTTCAAGCAATGACAGAAGCGGCGCCGGGAATTATCCGTTTGATGGACCGGATGGGGGTAACATTCAACCGTACTCCGGAAGGATTATTGGATTTCCGCCGTTTTGGCGGTACACTGCATCACCGTACGGCTTTCGCGGGTGCAACGACAGGACAACAGCTTCTCTATGCACTGGATGAGCAAGTTCGTCGTTTCGAAGTCGCTGGTTTGGTTCAAAAGTACGAGCACTGGGAATTCCTCGGAATCATCATGGATGATGAAGGGGTTTGCCGTGGAATCAAAGCACAAAACATGAAGACAATGGAGATTAAAGCGTTCAAAGGGGACGCAGTCATCATGGCGACAGGCGGTCCTGGAATCATCTTTGGAAAGTCGACTAACTCTGTTATCAACACAGGTTCGGCGGCATCCATCGTGTACCAGCAAGGTGCCAAATATGCGAACGGTGAATTCATCCAAATCCACCCGACTGCTATCCCTGGGGATGACAAGCTTCGCCTCATGAGTGAATCGGCTCGTGGTGAAGGCGGACGGATCTGGACGTATAAAGACGGTAAGCCATGGTACTTCCTTGAAGAAAAATATCCGGATTACGGAAACCTCGTACCACGTGATATTGCAACACGTGAAATTTTTGATGTCTGCGTGAATCAAAAATTGGGTGTTAACGGGGAAAACATGGTATACCTTGACCTTTCCCACAAAGATCCGCATGAATTAGATATTAAACTCGGCGGTATCATTGAAATTTATGAGAAATTTACAGGGGAAGACCCTCGTAAAGTTCCGATGAAAATCTTCCCGGCAGTCCACTATTCAATGGGCGGCCTATGGGTGGACTACGAACAACATACAAGTATCCCAGGCCTATTTGCTGCAGGGGAATGTGATTATTCACAACACGGTGCGAACCGTCTTGGCGCTAACTCGCTTCTTTCAGCCATTTATGGCGGTATGGTTGCCGGTCCAGAAGCTGTTAAGTACATGAGAGGCGTTAAACGGACAGCTGAAGAGCTTCCTGCTTCCATCTTCGAAACGGCTATCAAGGATGAACAGCAACAATGGGATGCAACCTTGAAAATGGAAGGTACGGAAAATGCGTATGTACTTCACCGTGAGCTTGGTGAAGTGATGACCGACAATGTGACGGTTGTCCGTTACAATAAGAACCTTCAAGAAACGGATTACAAGCTTCAAGAACTTTTGGAGCGGTATGAAAATATTAATATTACAGATACACAGAAATGGTCCAACCAAGGCGCGACGTTTACTCGTCAATTGAAGAATATGTTATACTTGGCTCGCGTCATTACGCTAGGAGCATTGAATCGGAACGAAAGCCGTGGAGCCCACTATAAGCCGGAGTTCCCGAACCGTGACGATGATAACTTCTTGAAGACGACGATAGCGGAATTTGATGGAAAATCTGCACCGATCCTTTCATATGAAGATGTAGATGT
- a CDS encoding YslB family protein, with product MEKPTYDSPTRLGYEILRDHVLPTILGKHEDDILYWSGKEVARKFPIFEADELPSFFAEAGWGQLVLEKEDKDELHFVLGPMERLVIENRSYQLEAGFIAEQLQKLNGFLTECYGQKDIPHDRVRFIAKWDVKTVIDN from the coding sequence GTGGAAAAACCTACATATGATTCGCCGACACGTCTCGGATACGAGATATTACGGGATCATGTTTTACCGACAATATTAGGAAAGCACGAAGACGATATCTTGTACTGGTCAGGCAAGGAGGTTGCCCGGAAATTCCCGATTTTCGAGGCCGATGAGCTCCCCTCTTTTTTTGCAGAAGCAGGATGGGGACAGCTTGTTCTGGAAAAAGAGGACAAAGATGAGCTGCACTTTGTGTTAGGGCCGATGGAACGGCTCGTCATCGAAAACCGATCATATCAATTAGAGGCAGGTTTCATTGCGGAACAGCTCCAAAAATTGAATGGATTTTTGACTGAATGCTATGGACAGAAAGATATACCGCACGATCGAGTTCGTTTCATTGCCAAATGGGATGTCAAAACAGTCATAGACAACTGA